The proteins below are encoded in one region of Pseudomonas putida NBRC 14164:
- a CDS encoding ABC transporter ATP-binding protein: MSLLQIKNLNVRFGDANAVPVVDGLDLSVDAGEILAIVGESGSGKSVTMMALMGLIDAPGRITADTLSFDGTDMLKLSGRQRRKVVGKDIAMVFQDPMTALNPSYTVGYQIEEVLRQHLGLKGKAARQRALELLKKVEIPAAESRLDAYPHQLSGGMSQRVAIAMAIAGEPKLLIADEPTTALDVTIQAQIMELLVNLQKERNMALILITHDLAVVAETARRVCVMYAGEAVEVGQVPTLFDVPAHPYSEALLAAIPEHSIGAERLATLPGIVPGRYDRPVGCLLSPRCPYVQDNCRRQRPPLDPQAHSLVRCFYPLNQEVA; encoded by the coding sequence ATGTCACTGTTGCAGATCAAAAACCTGAATGTGCGCTTCGGCGATGCCAATGCGGTACCCGTGGTCGATGGCCTGGACCTGTCGGTGGACGCCGGCGAAATCCTGGCCATCGTCGGCGAATCCGGCTCGGGCAAATCCGTGACCATGATGGCCTTGATGGGCCTGATCGACGCCCCCGGGCGCATCACCGCCGACACCCTCAGCTTCGACGGCACCGACATGCTCAAGCTCAGCGGCCGCCAGCGGCGCAAGGTAGTGGGCAAGGACATCGCCATGGTCTTCCAGGACCCGATGACCGCGCTCAACCCCAGCTATACCGTGGGCTACCAGATCGAAGAAGTGCTGCGCCAGCACCTGGGCCTCAAGGGCAAAGCCGCGCGCCAGCGTGCCCTTGAGCTGTTGAAAAAGGTCGAGATCCCGGCAGCCGAAAGCCGCCTGGACGCCTACCCGCACCAGTTGTCTGGCGGCATGAGCCAGCGCGTGGCGATTGCCATGGCCATTGCCGGCGAGCCCAAGCTGCTGATCGCAGACGAGCCGACCACCGCGCTGGACGTGACCATCCAGGCGCAGATCATGGAGCTGCTGGTCAACCTGCAGAAGGAGCGCAACATGGCGCTTATCCTGATCACCCACGACCTTGCCGTGGTCGCCGAAACGGCAAGGCGGGTATGCGTGATGTACGCAGGCGAAGCCGTCGAAGTGGGCCAGGTGCCGACGCTGTTCGACGTGCCCGCCCACCCTTACAGCGAAGCCTTGCTGGCGGCGATCCCCGAGCACAGCATCGGCGCCGAGCGCCTGGCCACCCTGCCCGGCATTGTCCCCGGCCGCTACGACCGCCCGGTCGGCTGCCTGTTGTCGCCGCGCTGCCCCTACGTGCAGGACAACTGCCGGCGCCAGCGCCCGCCTCTCGATCCTCAGGCCCACAGCCTGGTGCGTTGCTTCTATCCGCTGAACCAGGAGGTGGCGTGA
- a CDS encoding ABC transporter permease, whose product MNLIDTFSHLDWAQVLQLTWQHIMLVGVAVSLAILVGVPLGILMTRFPAVAGPLQASATVLLTIPSIALFGLLLPFYSKFGQGLGPLPAITAVFLYSLLPILRNTYLALTNVEPGIREAARGIGMTFGQRLRMVELPIAVPVILAGVRTAVVMNIGVMTIAATIGAGGLGVLILTSISRSDMSMLLVGAVLVSLLAIIADLLLQTLQRALTPEGLRP is encoded by the coding sequence ATGAACCTGATCGATACCTTCAGCCACCTGGACTGGGCCCAGGTGCTGCAACTGACCTGGCAGCACATCATGCTGGTGGGCGTTGCGGTGAGCCTGGCCATTCTCGTCGGCGTGCCGCTGGGCATCCTGATGACCCGCTTCCCGGCCGTTGCCGGGCCGCTGCAGGCCAGCGCCACGGTGCTGCTGACCATCCCGTCGATTGCCCTGTTCGGCCTGCTGCTGCCGTTCTATTCCAAGTTCGGCCAGGGGCTGGGGCCATTGCCAGCGATCACCGCGGTGTTCCTCTATTCGCTGCTGCCGATCCTGCGCAACACCTACCTGGCCCTGACCAACGTAGAGCCCGGTATCCGTGAAGCTGCGCGCGGCATCGGCATGACCTTCGGCCAGCGCCTGCGCATGGTCGAGCTGCCCATCGCCGTGCCGGTGATCCTCGCCGGTGTGCGCACTGCCGTGGTCATGAACATCGGCGTCATGACCATTGCCGCCACCATCGGCGCCGGCGGCCTGGGCGTGCTCATTCTTACCTCCATCAGCCGCAGCGACATGTCGATGCTGCTGGTCGGTGCCGTACTGGTCAGCTTGCTGGCCATCATTGCCGACCTGCTGCTGCAAACCCTGCAACGTGCCCTGACTCCAGAAGGACTGCGCCCATGA
- a CDS encoding XRE family transcriptional regulator → MMKTLDEVMNALSPERRARVEARGLELIHEEMTLQALRRQLQITQDELAQRLDIRQGNVSKVEKRSDMLISTLRSYVEALGGTLELVAHVPGRAPVTLQGFCDDQAQRA, encoded by the coding sequence ATGATGAAAACACTCGATGAGGTTATGAACGCGCTGTCGCCTGAGCGCAGGGCGAGAGTAGAAGCACGCGGCCTTGAACTGATTCATGAAGAAATGACCTTGCAAGCCTTGCGCAGGCAGTTGCAAATCACCCAGGACGAGTTGGCGCAGCGCCTCGATATCCGTCAGGGCAATGTTTCGAAAGTGGAGAAGAGAAGTGACATGTTGATATCCACCCTTCGTAGCTATGTTGAGGCCTTGGGTGGAACATTGGAGCTCGTTGCACATGTGCCCGGCCGGGCCCCTGTCACGCTTCAAGGTTTTTGTGATGATCAGGCTCAACGTGCGTGA
- a CDS encoding peptide ABC transporter ATP-binding protein — protein MAVVLSARDLTRHYEVSRGLFKGHALVRALNGVSFELEAGKTLAVVGESGCGKSTLARALTLIEEPSSGSLQIAGTEVTGASKAQRKQLRRDVQMVFQSPYASLNPRQKIGDQLAEPLVINTSLNKAERREKVQKMMEQVGLRPEHYQRYPHMFSGGQRQRIALARAMMLQPKVLVADEPTSALDVSIQAQVLNLFMDLQKEFDTAYVFISHNLAVVRHVADHVLVMYLGRPVEMGAKDDIYEKPLHPYTQALLSATPAIHPDPLKPKIRIVGELPNPLNPPDGCAFHKRCPYATERCAKEVPALRQVSSRQVACHYAEQFL, from the coding sequence ATGGCCGTCGTTCTATCTGCCCGGGACCTCACTCGGCATTACGAAGTCTCCCGCGGGCTGTTCAAAGGCCACGCCCTGGTCCGCGCACTGAATGGCGTGTCGTTCGAACTGGAAGCCGGCAAGACCCTGGCGGTGGTCGGCGAGTCCGGCTGCGGCAAGTCGACCCTGGCCCGAGCCCTGACCCTCATCGAAGAACCGTCGTCCGGTTCGCTGCAAATCGCCGGTACCGAGGTGACAGGCGCCAGCAAGGCGCAGCGCAAGCAACTGCGCCGCGATGTGCAAATGGTGTTCCAGAGCCCTTACGCCTCGCTTAACCCACGGCAGAAGATTGGCGACCAGCTGGCTGAACCGCTGGTGATCAATACCTCGCTGAACAAGGCCGAGCGGCGCGAGAAGGTACAAAAAATGATGGAGCAGGTGGGCCTGCGCCCCGAGCATTACCAGCGCTACCCGCACATGTTCTCCGGGGGCCAGCGCCAGCGCATTGCCCTGGCACGGGCGATGATGCTGCAGCCAAAAGTGCTGGTGGCGGACGAGCCGACCTCGGCGCTGGACGTGTCGATCCAGGCACAGGTGCTAAACCTGTTCATGGACTTGCAGAAGGAATTCGACACCGCCTACGTGTTCATCTCGCACAACCTGGCGGTGGTGCGACATGTGGCCGATCACGTGCTGGTGATGTACCTGGGGCGCCCGGTGGAAATGGGGGCCAAGGATGATATCTACGAGAAACCGCTGCATCCCTACACCCAGGCGCTGCTGTCGGCGACGCCAGCCATTCATCCCGACCCGCTGAAGCCGAAGATCCGCATTGTCGGGGAGCTGCCCAACCCGCTGAATCCACCGGATGGGTGCGCGTTTCACAAGCGTTGCCCGTACGCGACTGAGCGGTGTGCCAAGGAGGTGCCGGCGTTACGGCAGGTGAGTAGCCGGCAGGTGGCTTGCCACTATGCCGAGCAGTTCCTGTAG
- a CDS encoding NAD(P)/FAD-dependent oxidoreductase gives MQPLRTLSLWMDQLEEPLCARPALREDLAVDVCIIGAGYTGLWTAYYLKRQAPQLSIAVIDANIAGFGASGRNGGWLMGNLLGEDRLLATLSPQQRRASIDLLHGIPDEVQGVLQREGIDCDYRKGGVLYCAARYPEQERSLRAYLDDLYRQGMTEDDYRWLRPEQLENQLRVSNAFGAIYSPHTATIQPAKLVRGLARAVEALGVPIYENTPAIDWQPGDVRTPLARIRCQWMVPAVEGYAASLPPLGKHQLPVQSLLIATEPLPESTWEQIGLSQGQAFSESSRQVTYGQRTADNRLVFGARGGYRFGGRLRENFNLQEHEIELRRYLFSELFPQLKHVRITHSWGGNLGMARRFHPHMLCDRQRGIALAGGYGGEGVGATNLGGRTLAALILNQHNELTAQPWVLDNRPVSSLASWPPEPCRWLGYNAIIQSFVHEDRTLANPASAPWRRRLASSLADFMEGFMH, from the coding sequence ATGCAACCCCTGCGCACGCTCAGCCTGTGGATGGACCAGCTCGAAGAGCCATTGTGCGCCCGCCCGGCCCTGCGCGAAGACCTGGCAGTGGATGTGTGCATCATCGGTGCCGGCTACACCGGCCTGTGGACCGCCTACTACCTCAAGCGCCAGGCGCCACAACTGAGCATCGCCGTGATCGACGCCAACATCGCCGGCTTCGGCGCGTCCGGGCGCAATGGCGGCTGGCTGATGGGCAACCTGCTGGGCGAAGACCGCCTGCTCGCCACCCTGTCGCCACAACAGCGCCGCGCCAGCATCGACCTGCTGCACGGCATTCCCGATGAAGTGCAGGGTGTGTTGCAACGCGAAGGCATCGACTGCGACTACCGCAAGGGCGGCGTGCTGTACTGCGCCGCGCGCTACCCGGAGCAAGAACGCAGCCTGCGTGCCTACCTCGATGACTTGTATCGCCAAGGCATGACCGAGGACGACTACCGCTGGCTACGCCCCGAGCAACTGGAAAACCAGCTGCGGGTCAGTAATGCATTTGGTGCCATCTACAGCCCGCACACCGCGACCATCCAGCCGGCCAAGCTGGTGCGTGGCCTGGCGCGGGCCGTGGAAGCGCTGGGGGTGCCAATCTACGAAAATACCCCGGCCATCGACTGGCAACCCGGCGACGTGCGCACCCCGCTGGCGCGGATTCGCTGCCAGTGGATGGTGCCGGCCGTCGAAGGCTACGCCGCCAGCCTGCCGCCGCTGGGCAAGCACCAGTTGCCGGTACAGAGTTTGCTGATAGCCACCGAACCGCTGCCGGAATCGACCTGGGAGCAGATCGGCCTGAGCCAGGGTCAGGCCTTCAGCGAGAGCAGCCGCCAGGTCACCTATGGCCAGCGCACCGCCGACAACCGTCTGGTATTCGGCGCACGCGGTGGTTACCGCTTCGGTGGCCGCCTGCGCGAAAACTTCAACCTCCAAGAGCACGAAATCGAACTGCGCCGCTACCTGTTCAGCGAGCTGTTCCCGCAGCTCAAGCATGTGCGCATCACCCACTCCTGGGGCGGCAACCTGGGCATGGCCCGGCGCTTCCACCCGCACATGCTCTGCGACCGCCAGCGCGGCATAGCCTTGGCCGGTGGTTACGGTGGCGAAGGCGTTGGCGCCACCAACCTGGGCGGGCGCACCCTGGCGGCGCTAATCCTTAACCAGCACAACGAACTGACTGCGCAACCTTGGGTACTGGACAACCGCCCGGTATCGAGTCTGGCCAGCTGGCCGCCAGAGCCCTGCCGCTGGCTGGGCTACAACGCGATCATCCAGAGCTTCGTCCACGAGGACCGGACCCTCGCCAACCCCGCCAGCGCGCCGTGGAGGCGGCGCCTGGCAAGCTCGCTTGCGGACTTCATGGAAGGCTTCATGCACTGA
- a CDS encoding polyamine ABC transporter substrate-binding protein yields MRTLLLAPLMLAASVAGAAETVKIYNWSSYVAPDTLKNFQQASGIVPTYDVYDSNETLDGKLMTGNSGYDVVFPSNHFMARQIQGKALKKLDKSQLPNWQNLNPVLLKALEVNDPGNQYGFPYLWGSTGIGYNIDKVKAVLGDNAPVDSWDLIFKPEYMSKLKSCGVAVLDNGPELLPIALHYLGLPHHSQNPADYDKAKALLMQVRPYISYFHSSKYTGDLANGDICVVVGFSGDVLQAKNRAEEAKNGVKVGYSIPKEGAPMWFDMVAMPADAPDEKAGYAYMNYLLQPEVMANISNHVQYANGNLKADGLVEPAMKGNTMIYPSEDMMGKLYALEAMPAKIDRIRTRIWTSIKAGN; encoded by the coding sequence ATGCGCACACTCCTTCTCGCCCCTCTGATGCTGGCCGCCAGTGTGGCCGGCGCCGCCGAAACGGTGAAAATCTACAACTGGTCCAGCTACGTCGCCCCCGACACGCTGAAGAACTTCCAGCAAGCCAGCGGCATCGTGCCCACCTACGACGTGTACGACAGCAACGAAACCCTCGACGGCAAGCTGATGACCGGCAACTCCGGCTACGATGTAGTGTTCCCTTCCAACCACTTCATGGCCCGGCAGATCCAGGGCAAGGCCCTGAAGAAGCTGGACAAGTCGCAGCTGCCCAACTGGCAAAACCTCAACCCGGTGCTGCTCAAGGCGCTGGAGGTGAACGACCCGGGCAACCAGTACGGCTTCCCGTACCTGTGGGGCAGTACCGGCATCGGCTACAACATCGACAAGGTCAAGGCGGTGCTCGGCGACAACGCGCCGGTGGACTCGTGGGACCTGATCTTCAAGCCCGAGTACATGAGCAAGCTGAAAAGCTGTGGCGTCGCCGTGCTGGACAACGGCCCCGAACTGCTGCCGATTGCCCTGCACTACCTGGGCCTGCCGCACCACAGCCAGAACCCGGCGGACTACGACAAGGCCAAGGCGCTGTTGATGCAGGTGCGGCCTTACATCAGCTACTTCCATTCATCGAAGTACACCGGCGACCTGGCCAATGGCGATATCTGTGTGGTGGTGGGCTTCTCGGGGGATGTGCTGCAAGCGAAAAACCGTGCCGAAGAAGCGAAGAACGGGGTGAAGGTGGGCTATTCGATACCCAAGGAAGGCGCGCCCATGTGGTTTGACATGGTGGCCATGCCGGCCGATGCACCGGACGAAAAAGCCGGGTATGCCTACATGAACTACCTGCTGCAGCCAGAGGTGATGGCCAACATCAGCAACCATGTGCAGTACGCCAACGGTAACCTCAAGGCGGACGGGCTTGTGGAGCCGGCCATGAAGGGCAATACGATGATTTACCCGAGCGAAGACATGATGGGTAAATTGTATGCGCTGGAAGCGATGCCGGCGAAGATCGACCGCATTCGCACCCGGATCTGGACCAGTATCAAAGCCGGGAACTGA
- a CDS encoding cupin domain-containing protein, translated as MSITQFKNTDSAVLDSSNPVAVPLGEPVAVTSVTCVERSDGVETGIWECTPGRWRRQIVQQEFCHFIKGRCTFTPDGGEPLVIEAGDALMLPANSTGTWDIQETVRKTYVLIF; from the coding sequence ATGAGCATTACCCAGTTCAAGAACACCGACAGCGCTGTGCTCGACAGCTCCAACCCGGTCGCGGTGCCGCTTGGCGAACCCGTGGCGGTGACATCTGTCACCTGCGTGGAACGCAGTGATGGCGTCGAAACCGGCATCTGGGAGTGCACCCCGGGGCGCTGGCGGCGGCAGATCGTGCAACAGGAGTTCTGCCATTTCATCAAGGGCCGCTGCACCTTCACCCCCGACGGTGGCGAGCCCCTGGTCATAGAAGCCGGAGACGCATTGATGCTACCGGCCAACAGCACCGGCACCTGGGACATCCAGGAGACCGTGCGCAAGACCTACGTACTCATCTTCTGA
- a CDS encoding AraC family transcriptional regulator — MTLPDGPAQTPITADTVLRYHLCWKHRDLDGVIALYHPDIQYHDFFQNRVLGYVELRDYVRACLPHEAGEDIVHSDRIRVDGCTAFIQYQVTVQGGDGLVAFQSSEAITVKDGLIWRVNEYATLVRQNGSGHGRSGPRPATSRLGLSPRQLSTMAQDLEHYFQRQRPYLDPELDLQQVADASGYSRNQISYLLNQVLGQSFYRYVNQARLQHLMASLDDDSVEATIDELAFSAGFNSLSAFYKCFREHTGLTPKAYLKQISLRART; from the coding sequence ATGACGCTCCCCGATGGCCCCGCCCAGACCCCGATTACCGCCGACACGGTGCTGCGCTACCACCTGTGCTGGAAGCATCGCGACCTCGACGGCGTCATTGCGCTTTACCACCCCGACATCCAGTACCACGACTTCTTCCAGAACCGCGTGCTTGGCTACGTTGAGTTGCGCGACTACGTGCGCGCCTGCCTGCCCCATGAAGCCGGCGAAGATATCGTTCACAGCGACCGCATCCGCGTCGATGGCTGCACCGCGTTCATCCAGTACCAGGTCACCGTCCAGGGCGGTGACGGCTTGGTGGCGTTCCAGTCCAGCGAGGCGATCACCGTCAAGGACGGGCTGATCTGGCGGGTCAACGAATACGCCACGCTGGTTCGCCAGAACGGCAGCGGGCATGGCCGCAGCGGCCCGCGCCCGGCCACCAGTCGCCTGGGCCTGTCGCCGCGGCAGCTGTCGACCATGGCCCAGGACCTGGAGCACTACTTCCAGCGCCAGCGCCCCTACCTGGACCCGGAGCTGGACCTGCAGCAGGTGGCCGACGCCAGCGGCTACAGCCGCAACCAGATTTCCTACCTGCTGAACCAGGTGCTCGGGCAAAGCTTCTACCGCTACGTCAACCAGGCCCGCCTGCAGCACCTGATGGCCAGCCTCGACGACGACAGCGTCGAGGCGACGATCGACGAGCTGGCGTTCAGCGCCGGTTTCAACTCGCTGTCGGCGTTCTACAAGTGCTTCCGCGAACACACCGGGCTCACGCCCAAGGCCTACCTCAAGCAAATTTCTCTGCGTGCACGCACGTAA
- a CDS encoding type II toxin-antitoxin system RelE/ParE family toxin, which translates to MLEMEVQDELLAQLQLLACCGPALGRPRVDTLKGSRHSNMKELRFSVGNGVWRIAFAFDPSRFAVLLVAGDKAGISERRFYRSLIERADARFGRHLSRG; encoded by the coding sequence ATGCTCGAAATGGAGGTCCAGGATGAACTGTTGGCTCAGCTACAGCTGCTGGCCTGCTGCGGCCCGGCTCTGGGTCGACCGCGTGTGGATACCTTGAAGGGCTCAAGGCATTCGAACATGAAAGAGTTGCGATTCAGCGTCGGGAATGGCGTGTGGCGCATAGCGTTCGCTTTTGACCCCTCTCGCTTTGCGGTGCTGTTGGTTGCCGGAGACAAGGCAGGAATCAGTGAACGTAGATTTTACCGGAGCCTGATCGAGCGTGCCGACGCACGTTTCGGACGGCACCTTTCCAGAGGTTGA
- a CDS encoding glycine betaine ABC transporter substrate-binding protein has translation MNKRIALLLGAALLFAGFAQAVEKPLVRIGARVFTEQTVLAEITAQYLRANGFDVRVTSGLGSNIARQAQETGQLDLMWEYTGVSLVSYNHIDERMPSAEATFARVKELDAKKDLIWLTPSKFSNTYALGLPKQVAEAYPQVNTISDLNQVLRDESQRNHLVALDTEFANRPDGLVGLREMYGLPLDRRNIRQMDGGLVYTAMRNNQVFAGLVYTTDGRLSAFNLKLLEDDKHYFPDYTAAPVVRKAVLDANPQLAALLKPLAEQLDDETMRQLNAKVDVEHQNPTAVAATFLREHPLNSEGQP, from the coding sequence ATGAACAAGAGAATCGCCTTGCTGCTGGGCGCGGCCCTGCTGTTCGCAGGATTTGCCCAGGCAGTGGAAAAACCGCTGGTGCGCATCGGCGCCCGGGTGTTCACCGAGCAGACCGTGCTCGCCGAAATCACTGCGCAATACCTGCGCGCCAATGGCTTTGACGTGCGTGTCACCAGCGGCCTTGGCAGCAACATCGCGCGCCAGGCCCAGGAGACCGGCCAGCTCGACCTGATGTGGGAATACACCGGGGTTTCGCTGGTGTCGTACAACCACATCGACGAGCGCATGCCCAGTGCCGAAGCCACCTTCGCCAGGGTCAAGGAGCTGGATGCAAAGAAGGACCTGATCTGGCTGACCCCGTCGAAGTTCAGTAACACCTACGCGCTGGGCCTGCCCAAGCAAGTGGCCGAGGCCTACCCGCAGGTCAACACCATCAGTGACCTCAACCAGGTACTGCGTGACGAAAGCCAGCGCAACCACCTGGTGGCGCTGGACACCGAGTTCGCCAACCGCCCCGACGGCCTCGTTGGCCTGCGCGAGATGTACGGCCTGCCGCTGGACCGGCGCAACATCCGCCAGATGGACGGTGGCCTGGTGTACACCGCCATGCGCAACAACCAGGTATTCGCCGGGCTGGTGTACACCACCGACGGCCGCCTGAGTGCGTTCAACCTCAAGCTGCTGGAAGACGACAAGCACTACTTCCCCGATTACACCGCAGCGCCCGTGGTGCGCAAAGCCGTGCTCGACGCCAACCCGCAACTGGCCGCACTGCTCAAGCCACTGGCCGAGCAGCTGGATGACGAAACCATGCGCCAGCTCAACGCCAAGGTCGACGTCGAGCACCAGAACCCGACTGCCGTGGCCGCCACCTTCCTGCGCGAGCACCCACTGAACAGCGAGGGCCAGCCATGA
- a CDS encoding ABC transporter permease produces the protein MAKRYGKGLLGCATVLVILALLVHWIGIDTIARYRDDLGFYLQAHLVLVLASMAAALAVGIPAGIALSRPHRVDKAERFMQFFNVGNTIPPLAVLAIALSILGIGAGPAIFALFLASLLPIVRNTYEGLKNVPASLKEAATGIGMTPRQQLWQVELPNAVPIIVGGVRVALALNVGTAPLAFLIGANSLGSLIFPGIALNNQPQLLLGAACTALLALVLDAAVSFSSKRWLERGLAQ, from the coding sequence GTGGCTAAACGCTACGGAAAAGGGCTGTTGGGATGCGCCACCGTGCTCGTCATCCTGGCCCTGCTGGTCCACTGGATCGGCATCGACACGATCGCGCGTTACCGCGACGATCTTGGGTTCTACCTGCAAGCGCACCTGGTTCTGGTGCTGGCTTCGATGGCGGCGGCGTTGGCCGTGGGCATCCCGGCTGGCATTGCCCTCAGTCGACCGCACCGGGTCGACAAGGCAGAGCGCTTCATGCAGTTTTTCAACGTTGGCAACACCATCCCTCCCTTGGCCGTTCTGGCCATCGCGCTCAGTATCCTGGGCATCGGCGCCGGGCCTGCGATCTTCGCGCTGTTCCTCGCCTCCCTCCTGCCCATCGTGCGCAACACCTACGAGGGCCTGAAAAATGTCCCCGCCTCGCTCAAGGAAGCCGCCACCGGCATCGGCATGACCCCGCGCCAGCAACTCTGGCAGGTGGAGCTACCGAATGCCGTGCCGATCATCGTCGGTGGTGTACGCGTGGCCCTGGCGTTGAACGTGGGCACCGCACCGCTGGCCTTCCTGATCGGCGCCAACAGCCTGGGCAGCCTGATCTTCCCCGGCATCGCCCTGAACAACCAGCCACAGCTACTGCTGGGTGCCGCCTGCACCGCACTGCTGGCACTGGTGCTGGACGCGGCGGTGAGTTTCTCCAGCAAGCGCTGGCTGGAACGTGGCCTGGCCCAATAA
- a CDS encoding peptide chain release factor 3 → MTNQAAEVAKRRTFAIISHPDAGKTTITEKLLLMGKAIAVAGTVKSRKSDRHATSDWMEMEKQRGISITTSVMQFPYREHMINLLDTPGHEDFSEDTYRTLTAVDSALMVLDGGKGVEPRTIALMDVCRLRDTPIVSFINKLDRDIRDPIELLDEIEAVLKIKAAPITWPIGCYRDFKGVYHLQGDYIIVYTPGHGHERTEVKIIEKLDSDEARAHLGDEYDRFLEQLELVQGACHEFDQDEFINGQLTPVFFGTALGNFGVDHVLDAVVDWAPRPLARVAHERTVEPVEEKFTGFVFKIQANMDPKHRDRIAFMRICSGKYEKGMKMRHVRTGKDLRIGDALTFFSSEREQLDEAFAGDIIGLHNHGTIQIGDTFTEGEALGFTGIPHFAPELFRRVRLKDPLKSKQLRQGLQQLAEEGATQVFFPERSNDIILGAVGVLQFDVVASRLKEEYKVECAYEPITVWSARWISCDDKKKLEEFQTKAMENLAIDGGGHLTYLAPTRVNLALMEERWPDVKFRATREHH, encoded by the coding sequence ATGACCAACCAGGCCGCCGAAGTCGCGAAGCGCCGCACTTTCGCAATCATTTCCCACCCCGACGCCGGTAAGACCACCATCACCGAGAAGCTGCTGCTGATGGGCAAGGCCATTGCCGTCGCCGGTACCGTGAAGTCGCGCAAGTCCGACCGCCACGCCACCTCCGACTGGATGGAAATGGAGAAGCAGCGCGGCATCTCCATCACCACCTCGGTGATGCAGTTCCCGTACCGCGAGCACATGATCAACCTGCTCGACACCCCCGGCCACGAGGACTTCTCGGAAGACACCTACCGCACCCTGACCGCGGTGGACTCGGCGCTGATGGTGCTCGACGGCGGTAAAGGTGTAGAGCCGCGTACCATCGCCCTGATGGACGTGTGCCGCCTGCGCGATACGCCAATCGTCAGCTTCATCAACAAACTCGACCGTGACATCCGCGACCCGATCGAACTGCTCGACGAGATCGAGGCCGTTCTGAAGATCAAGGCTGCGCCGATCACCTGGCCGATTGGCTGCTACCGTGACTTCAAGGGTGTGTACCACCTGCAAGGTGACTACATCATCGTCTACACCCCGGGCCACGGCCATGAGCGTACCGAGGTGAAGATCATCGAGAAGCTCGACTCCGATGAAGCCCGCGCGCACCTGGGTGACGAATATGATCGCTTCCTCGAACAGCTTGAGCTGGTACAGGGTGCATGCCACGAGTTCGATCAGGACGAGTTCATCAATGGCCAACTGACCCCGGTGTTCTTCGGTACGGCGCTGGGCAACTTCGGTGTCGACCATGTGCTCGATGCCGTTGTCGACTGGGCGCCGCGCCCGCTGGCCCGTGTCGCCCACGAGCGTACCGTGGAGCCGGTGGAAGAGAAGTTCACAGGCTTCGTGTTCAAGATCCAGGCGAACATGGACCCGAAACACCGCGACCGTATCGCCTTCATGCGCATCTGCTCGGGCAAGTACGAGAAGGGCATGAAGATGCGCCACGTGCGTACCGGCAAGGACTTGCGCATCGGTGACGCGCTGACCTTCTTCTCCTCCGAGCGCGAGCAACTGGACGAGGCATTTGCCGGCGACATCATCGGCCTGCACAACCACGGCACCATCCAGATTGGCGACACCTTCACCGAAGGTGAGGCGCTGGGCTTCACGGGTATTCCGCACTTCGCCCCGGAGCTGTTCCGCCGGGTGCGCCTGAAGGACCCGCTCAAGTCCAAGCAGCTGCGCCAGGGCCTGCAGCAGCTGGCCGAAGAGGGTGCAACCCAGGTGTTCTTCCCGGAGCGCAGCAACGACATCATCCTCGGTGCGGTCGGTGTGCTGCAGTTCGATGTGGTCGCCAGCCGCCTGAAGGAAGAGTACAAGGTCGAATGCGCCTACGAGCCGATCACCGTGTGGTCGGCGCGCTGGATCAGCTGCGATGACAAGAAGAAACTCGAGGAATTCCAGACCAAGGCCATGGAGAACCTGGCCATCGACGGTGGCGGGCACCTGACCTACCTGGCGCCGACCCGCGTCAACCTGGCACTGATGGAAGAGCGCTGGCCGGATGTGAAATTCCGCGCGACCCGCGAACATCACTGA